Within the Catalinimonas niigatensis genome, the region TCTTCAAATTCTGAGTCTCGGTCACGATGATCTATCCTCCCTCCCACTCCACTCAGTATCCATTGCCGGGCGTTGCCGCACAAATGCAGAATCAGATTGCCCACGCTCACCACGTTTTCATTAGGCCGATGCCATACTTCTTCTTCATTGAGCAAGCTCAGACATTTTTTGATGCGTGGAATAGATTCACCCATCACTCTGCGTTCAAATTCCTCTACTATGGCTTGATTGATTTTGGCTGCAAGCTTATTTTCCATTTAGAATTAGGGTTAAGCATAGTCGTTGATATTCAAGAATAAGGCATTTTTCTCATCTCATCAATTCTTATTACTTTTTCTAAAGAAAATTTTCATCTTCTCTGTAACTTTCCTTCTACTCGCTTGTCTTGCCCTTGAATATGCTACTGGAAGAGTTTAAACATAGCGTCCTCCCTGTCAAAAATAAGCTTTACCGCTTTGCTCTGCGCTATCTGGGCAATGAGGATGAAGCCCAGGATGTAGTGCAGGAAGTACTCATCAAAGCCTGGGACCGGCGCGCAGATCTGCACCTTTATCGGAGTGTGGAAGCCTGGTGTATGAAACTTACCCGTAACATTTCACTTAATAAGCTGAAGTCCGGACACTACAGCAAAACAGAGGTACTGGAAGAGGAACTGACTTTTACTTATCAATCTCAGTCACCCTACGAAAGTACCGAAACGCAGGATGTGCTGAGTAACATTCAACGATTTATGCAACAGTTACCTCCTCTGCAAAAGCAGGT harbors:
- a CDS encoding RNA polymerase sigma factor, with translation MLLEEFKHSVLPVKNKLYRFALRYLGNEDEAQDVVQEVLIKAWDRRADLHLYRSVEAWCMKLTRNISLNKLKSGHYSKTEVLEEELTFTYQSQSPYESTETQDVLSNIQRFMQQLPPLQKQVLQLRDIEGYSYEEISEILNVSLGQVKVNLFRARQNLKKNLQSIDAYGITKD